The genomic region TTAAGTGTTAAAGATAATTCCCTTACCACATTAACTATTTTAACAAAAGCAGGCAGCTCTTATATATAGCTTCTGCTGAGCGGGTACAATACTTGTAGTGCATAAAACATTCGAGTCAGGCTGCTGACATTCGAATCCCATAATAATATATGCTTTTAGTACACATCTAGTGCGCTAAAGGCATTTATTTATTATATTTCCACCTATAATGTCCTTTAATCTCCCTGTTTAATGATTTAAGTTTAACTTCTGATGCAAACGGTGGACTATTGTGGATAATAAAGGGCGTTCCATCTCTGGCCCTTCTATCTGATACTATTGCCACATGGTTTAGTCCCTTAAAGACAACAATATCTCCTGGCTGCCACTTTTTCAAGTTTTCGATATCCCCAGGAATTATTTCTGTTGTTAGTGATTCGGCGAATCTCTCAAAAAAAACATACTGATTGGGCACCCTGCGAAAGTCTATATTAGGTTCTCTTAGTCCATTTGTTCTGGGGTAAAGCTCAATATTGTTTTTTATATCTTTATCCATTAAGTCCTTTAAGTTAATACCTGCCCCTTTTAGTCCTCTCCATATTACATCGGTACACACTCCCTCATCATCGGGTGGGTATCCTCCTGCATAGTAGTTGCTTTGGTATTTAGTCCGCTGTTTGACCTCATATCTTGCAGCATTTACTATTTCAATAGGATCAGGTATCCCGTTATTATTGCTATCTACTAAGGAGTAATCATCTGGCACAATCACTTTTTTACCTATAGGCAGCTCTATATGGATTCCCAAAAAATCAAGGATAAAGCCACTTCTGAAGGATAAAGCAAAGATAAACAGTAAGCAAAATACCACTGTGATTACAATTAGCGTTATTTTAATTCTCCTTAATGAAGTAACGCCTAGAATTTTATTTTCGATTTTTTGGCTCATTTTTTATCCCCTTTTACTTTTATAAAGTGAAACTTTAATCAGTGTGGCCTTCTCCTACACTGATTGTTAGTTAAACCAATCGGGCTTTTACTGGCTGTTGCCCCCACTTACACCTCTTGAATTACCCTCGAATTGTTAAAGTGGGGGTCTTACAGACAGTTAACCTGCGATAAATCTTATGTTCTCTAGTTGATAAAACTTATCCTGCATAATATATTACAAAGGATTAAATTAAAATGAGGAATAAGGGCAATCCAAAACGCATTTTAGGCAACTAAGTTAGATGGGGATTGGTCGCTTGTAACCATTTTTTTAATAGACTATCTCTTTCTGATTCTAATTTTGTGTTTTCTTCCATTATTTCCTGTAGTTTTTTGGGGTTTGTTGCGTGGTTTTGGGCCTTTGCATTGTTTTGAACTATTTTTGTTTCTATTGTTTTTATTTGAGCTTCCAGTTGATTTATTTTGTGGTGGTTAGGCTTTTTAGAGTGCGTTTTTTTTATTGATTTAATTTGCTTTTTCTCTTCTTTTTTACTAACTTCTTCTTTGGGTTGTTGTTGGTTTATTTGGCCTCTTTTCTCTTTGTAATAGTCGTAGTTTCCTAGGTATTTTGTTAGTTTTCTTTTGTTTAGTTCTATAGTTTGGACTGCTATTTTGTTTATGAAATATCTGTCGTGGGAGATAAATAGAATTGTACCTCGGAATTCTTGTAGGGATTCTTCTAGCATTTCTATGGAGTCAATATCTAGGTGATTTGTGGGCTCATCTAGTACTAGGGTGTTTATATCTTGCTGAATTAGTAGGCACACTGCTACGCTCTCCTCCAGAGAGGATTTCTACTTTTTTAAAGACTTGGTCTCCATAGAAAAAGATTTTGCTAGAATATTTCTGGCTTCTTTGATAGATGTGGGGCAATGCTTTCGAAAGGTTTCTAAAATGGTCAATTGTTCATCTTCAAAAGCTATTTGCTGTTCGTGGTAGCCTGTTTTGACCCTAGAACCTATTTTTATTTGACCAGATAGTGGTTTTAGCTTTTACTGTAGGATTTTTATTAGTGTAGATTTACCGCAGCCGTTTTTGCCCACTAGGGCTAATCGTTGTCCGTAGTTTACTTTAAGGTTTATGTTGTCTAAAAGAAGGTCTCCTCCTTTGTAGCCAAATTTAAGTGAGTCTATAATGATGACGTCATTGCTAGAACGACTTCCGCTGCATATTCTATTTATGTCGGACTCTATTTGATATCCGCCGATTTCTTCAAACTTTTGTTGTAGTGCTCCATATTCTTTTACCGCACTTTTTAGTTTTGTATCGGTAAGTGAAGACATCTGGTTTTCTAAACTTTGCAGCTTTTGTTGAAGCTTTTTATGTTCTTT from Proteinivorax hydrogeniformans harbors:
- a CDS encoding DUF1287 domain-containing protein, with protein sequence MSQKIENKILGVTSLRRIKITLIVITVVFCLLFIFALSFRSGFILDFLGIHIELPIGKKVIVPDDYSLVDSNNNGIPDPIEIVNAARYEVKQRTKYQSNYYAGGYPPDDEGVCTDVIWRGLKGAGINLKDLMDKDIKNNIELYPRTNGLREPNIDFRRVPNQYVFFERFAESLTTEIIPGDIENLKKWQPGDIVVFKGLNHVAIVSDRRARDGTPFIIHNSPPFASEVKLKSLNREIKGHYRWKYNK
- a CDS encoding ATP-binding cassette domain-containing protein — translated: MIELALKNICKHYGAEQVLSDISFELKTKERVGLIGANGSGKTTILKIITEEEPQDKGQIHKRKGLKIGCLQQIPLYPDSFTVKDVLNTAFKEHKKLQQKLQSLENQMSSLTDTKLKSAVKEYGALQQKFEEIGGYQIESDINRICSGSRSSNDVIIIDSLKFGYKGGDLLLDNINLKVNYGQRLALVGKNGCGKSTLIKILQ